The following nucleotide sequence is from Chaetodon auriga isolate fChaAug3 chromosome 19, fChaAug3.hap1, whole genome shotgun sequence.
agacacacacacacacacaagtcataAAGTCTTATCGATCATCTAGTTTATTTCTTCGGGCTCAGACGCTCTCTGTGGACGACGTCATTGGCTGAAGCTTACTGCGAGCGGCCCACGCACACTCGGCGTTCTCCTTCCAGCTGGAGTCCCGCGTGTCGTAAACTTCCTGTCGATCGGAAACACACCGTCAATGATCAAACAATCCGATCAGGAGTCGCTCTGGACGCTCTGATCATTACCTTCTTCCAGATGGGGAGGTTGGCTTTCAGCTGGCTGATGCAGCGCTGGATCGCCTGCTGGCTGTCGAGGCGATGAGGAGATGAGATCGCCATGGCAACACTGGCCTGGCCCACCTCCACCCACCTGAGGAAGGAAGTTCACAGGTGAGACGTCACCTTTTTCTGTGATCTGCAGTGTGAGACTCAGGAGATCATCACAGTCATGGATGATGAAACCCTGGCCGCagtgttagcttagcattagcatctcACCCCAGCCGGTGGTGGACACAGATGTGCGTCACGGTTGGCCAGCGCACTCTGATGTCAGCGCACAGCTTCGAGAACTCTGATTGGGCCATGAGCTCGTATGCCTCATACTCCAGACCAATCACCTTCCTGCCATCCACCTCGTCCTCACGGGTTGTACCTGCGCAAGCAAtcaagcacgcacgcacgcatgcacgcacgcacgcacgcacgcacacagctTCTCTATTTAAGgtggaatgattttttttaaaagggattttgtgtttaattaaaaGATGTTTTAcggtgtttgtgtctgtgtgtgtgtttgtgcgtgtgtgtttgtgtgtgtttatttctttcgtaCAATAAGATCTTAAATATTTCTGGAACATTTGAAGAAGAAAATTGAAGAGATTTGTAAATATTACAAGAACATTTAACATTATTTGAATTAAATATGAAcctataaaaactgaaatggctCCACAAGAAGAGCTGCTGACAGTGTCAACCACTTCCTGTACAGACAGCCAATCACGGCTCAGCTTGAAGACGTCTCTCCGCTCCTCCGACTCGCCCATCTCTGAGAACGAGAAAGAGATCAGAATGAAAATACTGATCAGTCTTTCTGTtattgatcagatttgattggTTGTCTTTATCAGAGCTCCAACACACAAACGCTGAAGCAGCAGTATTTGACGTTCCCCGCCGACCCCAGACCAGCCAGTCGACCCCAGACCAGCCAGTCGACCCCAGAACAGCCAGTCGACCCCAGACCAGCCAGTCGACCCCAGACCAGCCAGTCGACCCCAGAACAGCCAGTCGACCCGAGAGCAGCCCACCGAACTCAGATTGTCTGAAGGACTTAACGAGTCCTTTATGGTCCTGCATCATGGTTCCACACGGTGTGAACAGATCCAGATCCTGTCTcctttgagttttttttctctctctctctctctctctctcacacacacactcacactcacactctcacacacacacacacacacacacacacagctcttctTCATGGACAGTGAGCCTAAAGAACTCGTGACGTGTCCTCAGCCCATTTTCTGGTCATCATTGATTACAGATCACATGATCACCAGACGTCATGAGGTCATCTCATGTTAGACGGATACactttgattattgattgattcAAATCAATAACTCACCATCTGTGTTTATCCTCCGCTGAGTGGCGGCACCACGGCAACCTCGTCCCCGTCTCCCAAAGTCACCACCTGGTCGCCGATGGCAACGTACTGCTGGCGCACCGCCAAGACCACCTGATCCTGCAGGACAGagagtctacacacacacacacactcacacacacacacacacacacacacacacacacacacgcactgttCAGGTGTTGACCTCGTTAACAAACGTGGAGAAAAATCAACTGACACGACTTTCCTCAACTCATCTCCATGGAAATGAGCGAGACGAGTCATGATGTCACAGTACCTGGGATGTCTCTGTATCAACAGTCTCCACAGGTCCCGGCTGCTGATTGGTGTCGGCACGGCAACAATCTGCTCCTCCTTCACTCCAGTCAGCTCAACGCTCTTAGCGaagtacaacacaaacacctgaagaAGGACCGgaacacatgaagaagacacaaacacgtgaagaagaagaagacacaaacacctgaagaagacacaaacacacacctggaggaggacagaaacaccTAAGGAAGACGAACAGAAACACGATGACGTTTCTgaagtacacaagaacacaagtacagagaagagcgcatattgagaaaggcctctGCACTCCGTCCATGAACGCCTGGTGcgtctctagctagactctcttcttctgtggttggAACGAATTACCAAACTCTTCACTGATCAcattctttctttaaaaaacaaacaaacaaacaaacaaactctgtGCTTTCCTTCGTAGCACTGTCTCGTAGCACCtttgtccagttggaccagagaGTTGCGTTGGGACACTGTCTCctgttgttctctcctgtcctgAACCTCCCTtatgatgtatgaaaatgtcacatgaacgacgctttggataaaagcctCTGCCACGATGACTGACTGTAATCGTAacctgaagaaaacaaacaccagaAGAAGACCGCTCAGCGATGACGTAGGTATCAGCCACCGCACATCTCCATATGAAAGTCCTCAAATCTAAACGTTTCCACCTTTAACAACATAATATTTCACCGTACAACAGATGACACAATTCATTACATCAAAACATGAAGTGACTTCAATTCGGCGTCCCTCTTTCTGACGAATGGACGCTTTGACGTACTTTTAAAacgtttgtttgattttgttggATAACGTGTCATGTTTGCCGACGAGCAAAGCGGAGTTAAATTACAGAAAATGTAAACGGAGTCTGGCGGCAGCTGGACGTCGTGAAAACACCATTACAAAGTGACACTGCCACACATTTGTC
It contains:
- the mocs2 gene encoding molybdopterin synthase sulfur carrier subunit, which codes for MTAQVFVLYFAKSVELTGVKEEQIVAVPTPISSRDLWRLLIQRHPRLSVLQDQVVLAVRQQYVAIGDQVVTLGDGDEVAVVPPLSGG
- the LOC143337802 gene encoding molybdopterin synthase catalytic subunit, producing MGESEERRDVFKLSRDWLSVQEVVDTVSSSSCGAISVFIGTTREDEVDGRKVIGLEYEAYELMAQSEFSKLCADIRVRWPTVTHICVHHRLGWVEVGQASVAMAISSPHRLDSQQAIQRCISQLKANLPIWKKEVYDTRDSSWKENAECAWAARSKLQPMTSSTESV